One genomic window of Lytechinus variegatus isolate NC3 chromosome 1, Lvar_3.0, whole genome shotgun sequence includes the following:
- the LOC121409821 gene encoding sodium/glucose cotransporter 4-like: protein MEVDGAALKTADIVVIVIHFIVVLALGIWSAWKANRGTTTGYFLAGKSMSWWLVGLSLYVSNIGSIHFIGLSGTAANNGIAVISYEFSGLFCLLLLGYIFMPIYIACGVITVPEYLQLRFGGSRLRICLSVVSIVFTIVTTLASEMYAGIVIIQQVLGWNLYLSLILLLAMTVAYTMAGGLTAVIYTDALQSFIMIIGGFILFFIAMVEIGGFGGLYQAYMHAIPNSTLEEMALNPHNASSCGIPTENAWHIFRAADAGDYPWPGVIGIFLLSAQYFCTNQFLVQRSMSTKNFTQTKAGTVFASYLKVLPLLLMIYPGMVSRALWPDEVACIDPDSCIEVCGNPNGCTDIAYPRLVLRLMPTGLKGLMFGAMLAALMSTLTSVFNSLSTLFTMDIWTKIRPVAKETELLIVGRACTGVMAIIAILWLPLIQASGTGQLFVYIQAMASYLTPPIFAVFVGGMFWERVTEKGAFFGLLAGVVVGVIRMILDYTFTAPGCGQTDNRPSIVSNFHYLYFATVLFTITLIVIVIISFFTEPIRSEKLVRLTWWTRHSKLPRQPMDDSYKPVDTPASRDQLDLEDVKVNDPSCARRACGILCGITLGKAADQPSEEEIKRMTSLEETPFWYRVMLANLIIAIGFGIFLFGFFG, encoded by the exons ATGGAAGTCGATGGAGCCGCCCTCAAGACCGCTGACATAGTCGTCATCGTTATCCATTTCATTGTCGTCCTTGCTCTAGGTATCTGG TCAGCATGGAAGGCGAATAGGGGGACAACCACGGGATATTTCCTGGCGGGAAAGAGTATGAGCTGGTGGCTG GTTGGCCTGTCTCTATACGTAAGCAACATCGGTAGCATCCATTTTATTGGACTCAGTGGAACCGCAGCAAATAACGGCATAGCTGTCATCTCATATGAGTTTTCT GGTCTTTTCTGTTTATTGTTACTGGGATACATCTTTATGCCGATCTACATAGCATGTGGG GTCATCACTGTTCCTGAATATCTTCAGCTTCGATTCGGTGGCTCTCGATTGAGAATATGTTTATCAGTCGTATCGATCGTCTTCACAATTGTTACAACTCTCGCG tcTGAGATGTATGCTGGTATTGTGATCATACAGCAAGTACTTGGTTGGAATCTGTACTTATCTCTCATTCTCTTACTTGCGATGACCGTTGCTTATACCATGGCTGGTGGTCTTACTGCAGTCATCTATACTGATGCTTTACAATCATTTATCATGATCATTGGAGGcttcattcttttctttatcG CTATGGTGGAAATAGGTGGATTTGGGGGTCTTTATCAAGCTTACATGCATGCCATTCCAAATTCTACCCTTGAAGAAATGGCTCTTAACCCTCACAATGCTAGCAGCTGTGGTATACCAACAGAGAATGCATGGCATATCTTCCGAGCTGCTGATGCGGGCGATTACCCGTGGCCTGGCGTGATTGGGATCTTCTTACTTTCGGCTCAATATTTTTGTACTAATCAA TTTCTTGTACAGCGATCAATGTCTACCAAGAATTTTACTCAAACCAAAGCTGGTACCGTGTTTGCGAGCTACCTCAAAGTCTTACCTCTTCTTCTCATGATCTATCCGGGCATGGTCAGCCGAGCATTGTGGCCTG ATGAAGTCGCATGCATTGACCCTGACTCTTGTATAGAAGTTTGTGGAAATCCAAATGGATGTACAGACATTGCTTATCCACGACTGGTATTAAGGCTCATGCCTACAG GATTAAAAGGGTTAATGTTTGGGGCTATGCTTGCTGCCTTGATGAGTACTCTGACGTCAGTGTTCAATAGTTTAAGTACTCTCTTCACAATGGATATATGGACCAAGATTAGACCTGTTGCCAAGGAGACAGAACTCTTAATCGTTGGACG TGCCTGTACAGGTGTGATGGCCATCATAGCTATCTTGTGGCTTCCTCTAATTCAAGCCTCAGGGACCGGACAGCTCTTCGTCTACATCCAAGCTATGGCGTCATATTTAACCCCTCCCATCTTTGCAGTCTTTGTAGGGGGCATGTTTTGGGAACGAGTTACTGAAAAG GGCGCGTTTTTTGGTCTGCTAGCGGGAGTAGTGGTTGGTGTCATCCGTATGATCCTGGACTACACCTTCACTGCGCCAGGATGTGGTCAGACAGACAACAGACCAAGCATCGTCTCTAACTTCCACTACCTTTACTTTGCCACTGTCCTCTTCACCATCACACtcatcgtcattgtcatcattagtTTCTTTACTGAACCAATCCGAAGTGAAAAG CTGGTACGTTTAACATGGTGGACAAGGCACAGCAAATTACCCAGACAACCAATGGATGACTCCTATAAGCCTGTAGACACACCAGCAAGTCGTGATCAACTAGATCTTGAAGATG TGAAAGTGAATGATCCTTCATGTGCACGTCGAGCCTGTGGTATCCTATGTGGGATTACCTTAGGCAAGGCAGCTGATCAACCCAGTGAGGAAGAGATCAAACGAATGACATCACTCGAGGAGACCCCCTTCTGGTATCGTGTCATGCTTGCTAATCTCATCATCGCTATAGGATTCGGAATATTTCTCTTTGGGTTCTTCGGTTGA